From Solidesulfovibrio carbinoliphilus subsp. oakridgensis, the proteins below share one genomic window:
- a CDS encoding ATP-binding protein, protein MRLLRKNPFGGISSPFLVIGAAGILAAVVVTMAAIDLGREKEYMTQLLLEKGAALIKAFEAGTRTGMRGGFGAEIRLQHLIEETANQPGIFYIAVTDANGRIVAHSDASRIGQDLFAAGVMAELAPDATEKWRLARDEGDGRSSFLVYRRFIPSAGGRGPHGPHGMGWHPPLSLPMPMPAPGQGQGQGQGQGFFCTDDCTAPGPPRDLRGVPLDIFVGLDVAPIEAARRADLQNTLATAGVLLVLGLGGVLALFWAQSYRAQRRALRHTTALASEVVAAMPAGLLLVAPDGRVAMANGAAENLAGLPPGGLSGRPAGEVLPAGALAETAGGEREMDIVLGGGEPVALGVSVSAVRTEEGVLVGSLVVLRDLREVRRLEAEVRRREKLAAVGNLAAGVAHEIRNPLSSIRGYAAYFGAKFEPGSEDRQAAEVMVREVDRLNRVISELIEFARPSDLRRRPVSLADLAAHAARLTRPDAAARGVDIDLAEAAGGPEIPADPDRLAQALLNLCLNAIQSMEAGGVMRLATGTAPDGRAFISVADTGSGIDPEERDRIFDPYYTTKPHGTGLGLPIAHKIVVAHGGEIRLARRPGGGTLATVYLPAATGITNLGDKDAGQDTRG, encoded by the coding sequence ATGCGTCTGCTCAGAAAAAACCCCTTTGGCGGGATCTCCTCCCCCTTTCTGGTGATCGGCGCGGCCGGCATCCTGGCGGCCGTGGTGGTGACCATGGCCGCCATCGATCTCGGCCGGGAAAAAGAGTATATGACCCAGCTTTTGCTGGAAAAAGGCGCGGCGCTGATCAAGGCTTTCGAGGCCGGGACCAGGACCGGCATGCGCGGCGGGTTCGGCGCGGAAATAAGGCTCCAGCACCTGATCGAGGAAACGGCCAACCAGCCCGGCATCTTCTACATCGCGGTCACGGACGCGAACGGCCGGATCGTGGCCCACAGCGACGCCTCGCGCATCGGCCAGGACCTGTTCGCCGCCGGGGTCATGGCCGAACTCGCGCCGGACGCCACGGAAAAATGGCGGCTGGCCCGGGACGAGGGCGACGGCCGAAGTTCGTTCCTGGTCTACCGGCGGTTCATTCCCTCGGCCGGCGGCCGCGGGCCCCACGGCCCCCACGGCATGGGCTGGCATCCGCCCCTGTCCCTGCCGATGCCCATGCCCGCCCCTGGCCAGGGCCAAGGCCAGGGCCAGGGACAGGGATTTTTTTGCACCGACGACTGCACCGCCCCCGGCCCGCCGCGGGACCTGCGCGGCGTACCGCTGGATATCTTCGTGGGCCTCGACGTGGCCCCCATCGAGGCCGCCCGCCGGGCGGACCTGCAAAACACCCTGGCCACGGCCGGGGTGCTTCTGGTCCTTGGCCTCGGCGGCGTGCTGGCCCTCTTCTGGGCCCAGAGCTACCGGGCCCAGCGGCGGGCCTTGCGCCACACCACGGCCCTGGCCTCGGAAGTGGTGGCCGCCATGCCGGCCGGCCTCCTCCTGGTCGCTCCGGACGGCCGGGTGGCCATGGCCAACGGCGCGGCCGAGAACCTGGCCGGCCTCCCCCCGGGCGGCCTGTCCGGCCGGCCGGCCGGCGAAGTGCTGCCGGCCGGGGCCCTGGCCGAGACGGCCGGCGGCGAGCGGGAGATGGACATCGTTCTTGGCGGCGGGGAGCCTGTCGCCCTCGGGGTCTCGGTTTCGGCCGTGCGGACCGAGGAAGGGGTGCTGGTCGGTTCGCTCGTGGTGCTTCGGGACCTGCGCGAGGTGCGGCGCCTCGAAGCCGAGGTCAGGCGGCGGGAGAAGCTGGCCGCGGTCGGCAACCTGGCCGCCGGCGTGGCCCACGAGATCCGGAATCCGCTCAGCTCCATCCGGGGCTACGCCGCCTATTTCGGGGCCAAGTTCGAACCGGGCAGCGAAGACCGGCAGGCGGCCGAGGTCATGGTCCGGGAGGTGGACCGCTTAAACCGCGTCATCTCCGAGCTGATCGAATTCGCCCGCCCTTCGGATCTCAGGCGCCGTCCGGTATCCCTGGCCGATCTGGCCGCCCACGCCGCCCGCCTGACCCGGCCGGACGCCGCGGCCCGGGGAGTGGACATCGATCTGGCCGAGGCGGCCGGCGGGCCGGAGATCCCGGCCGATCCCGACCGGCTGGCCCAGGCGCTGCTCAACCTGTGCCTGAACGCCATCCAGTCCATGGAGGCCGGCGGCGTCATGCGCCTGGCCACGGGCACGGCCCCGGACGGCCGGGCGTTCATTTCCGTGGCCGACACCGGCAGCGGCATCGACCCGGAAGAGCGCGACCGGATTTTCGATCCCTACTACACCACCAAGCCCCACGGCACCGGACTCGGACTGCCTATCGCCCACAAGATCGTGGTGGCCCATGGCGGGGAAATCCGCCTGGCCAGACGGCCCGGGGGCGGCACCCTGGCCACGGTCTATCTGCCGGCGGCCACCGGGATAACGAATTTGGGAGACAAGGATGCGGGCCAAGATACTCGTGGTTGA
- a CDS encoding ATP-binding protein encodes MDPFPKTMLLGLANNAALLIVLAFLYDSFLRDRPHFPFLRRLAASLGLGAMAMIVMQSPWELRPGIFFDTRSILLGLAGLFFGPGPTLLATAMAAGLRLVQGGLGVQAGVATILVSSAIGLAWARVRKGDLAQLRLGELYAFGLVLHLGMLACMLLLPGSHALETLGHITLPVLLIYPAATAALGHLFVVRFARNRLLRRLSESESRYQSLFENNHVVMLLIDPDTGAVMDANPSACAYYGWSREEIKKKKVHEINMMAPEAVHAALQDAKTRRNTAFHFRHRLADGGIREVEVNSGPILYLGRLLLYSVVIDVTDRRRAEDRLRLGEARLQSLFAITQMETSSLDTLLAHAVAEARRLTGSRLGRLFLQHEENGRLLLAAESGDGACGAPLPGGPDASDPHGPWAEALRLRHPVVLPALTERGEESDCRQAPGEALCVPIVTNDAVAAFLVLAGKADVYDDQDIRLASLLMDAVWRMVARTRDAGTLRAAKEAAETASRAKSEFLANMSHELRTPLNGIQGMAQLLDGTDLTVEQKEYVDAALASCRRLTRLLGDILDLSRVESGKLGLVSEPFRLADLIASVSAAFEPACREAGVAWITDVARDVPETLWGDEGRMRQILCNLAGNAVKFTRAGSVRLEVRAGSRDAAGRGSVLFTVADTGVGIAEEDLERVFEAFHQVERSFSRRFQGAGLGLAIVRRLVGLMGGVVVLESEVGRGTECVCALPLIRPAVPVPEPVAAAGGVAGTGTVRSGWRILVAEDDAVNALALRRLLEKIGHAVSVAHDGQEAVDMALAGRPDLVLMDVGMPVLDGVQAMRLLREKTGLAGVAAIPVIALTAHAMAGDRENLLAAGMDGYVAKPVDREDLLETMGQVLGCGRLRMEGEA; translated from the coding sequence ATGGACCCATTCCCGAAAACGATGCTCCTTGGGCTGGCCAACAATGCGGCCCTGCTCATCGTCCTCGCGTTCCTCTACGATTCGTTTCTGAGGGACAGGCCGCATTTCCCGTTCCTCAGGCGTCTGGCCGCCTCCCTGGGCCTTGGCGCCATGGCCATGATCGTGATGCAGAGTCCCTGGGAGCTGCGTCCGGGGATTTTTTTCGACACCCGCTCGATCCTCCTGGGTTTGGCCGGACTTTTTTTCGGTCCCGGCCCGACGCTCCTGGCCACGGCCATGGCGGCCGGCCTGCGGCTGGTCCAGGGAGGCCTCGGCGTCCAGGCCGGTGTGGCCACCATCCTCGTATCGAGCGCCATCGGCCTGGCTTGGGCCCGTGTCCGCAAAGGCGATCTGGCCCAACTGCGCCTTGGCGAACTCTACGCCTTCGGCTTGGTGCTCCACCTGGGCATGCTGGCCTGCATGCTGCTGTTGCCGGGTTCGCACGCCCTGGAAACGCTCGGACACATCACCCTGCCGGTGCTCTTGATCTATCCTGCGGCCACGGCCGCCCTTGGGCACCTGTTCGTGGTGCGGTTCGCCCGCAATCGTCTCCTCCGTCGGCTTTCGGAAAGCGAATCCCGCTACCAGAGCCTGTTCGAGAACAACCACGTGGTCATGCTTCTGATCGACCCGGACACCGGGGCGGTCATGGACGCCAATCCTTCGGCCTGTGCCTATTATGGCTGGTCCCGCGAGGAAATTAAGAAAAAAAAGGTCCACGAAATAAATATGATGGCCCCGGAAGCCGTGCACGCGGCCCTGCAGGACGCCAAGACCCGGCGCAACACCGCCTTCCATTTCCGCCACCGTCTGGCCGATGGCGGCATCCGGGAGGTCGAGGTCAATTCCGGACCGATCCTCTATCTCGGCCGCCTTCTGCTCTATAGCGTGGTTATCGACGTGACCGACCGCCGGCGGGCCGAGGACCGGCTGCGCCTCGGCGAGGCCCGGCTGCAAAGCCTTTTTGCCATCACCCAGATGGAGACGTCGTCCCTGGACACGTTGCTCGCCCATGCCGTGGCCGAGGCCAGGCGGTTGACCGGAAGCAGGCTTGGCCGCCTGTTTTTGCAGCACGAGGAGAACGGTAGGCTCCTGCTCGCGGCCGAGTCCGGGGACGGGGCCTGCGGCGCCCCGCTACCGGGCGGCCCGGACGCGTCGGACCCGCATGGCCCGTGGGCCGAGGCCCTACGGCTGCGCCATCCCGTGGTGCTCCCGGCCCTGACGGAACGGGGGGAGGAATCGGACTGCCGCCAGGCGCCCGGGGAGGCGCTTTGCGTGCCCATCGTCACCAACGACGCCGTTGCCGCTTTTTTGGTCCTGGCCGGGAAGGCGGACGTCTACGACGACCAGGACATCCGGCTGGCCTCGCTTCTCATGGACGCGGTCTGGCGCATGGTGGCCCGGACGCGCGACGCCGGCACCCTGCGCGCGGCCAAGGAGGCCGCGGAGACGGCCAGTCGGGCCAAAAGCGAATTCCTGGCCAACATGAGCCACGAGCTGCGCACGCCCTTAAACGGCATCCAGGGCATGGCCCAGCTCCTGGACGGAACCGATTTGACCGTCGAGCAGAAGGAATACGTGGACGCGGCCCTGGCCTCGTGCCGGCGGCTGACCAGGCTTCTCGGCGACATCCTTGACCTGTCGCGGGTGGAATCCGGCAAGCTCGGCCTCGTATCCGAGCCTTTCCGGCTGGCGGACCTGATCGCCTCGGTTTCCGCCGCTTTCGAGCCCGCCTGCCGCGAAGCCGGCGTCGCCTGGATCACGGACGTGGCCAGGGACGTGCCGGAGACCCTTTGGGGCGACGAGGGCCGGATGCGGCAGATCCTCTGCAACCTGGCCGGCAATGCCGTCAAGTTCACCCGGGCCGGGAGCGTCCGGCTGGAGGTCCGGGCCGGCTCCAGGGACGCGGCCGGCCGGGGGAGCGTGCTTTTTACCGTGGCCGACACCGGCGTCGGCATCGCGGAGGAGGACCTGGAACGGGTTTTCGAGGCCTTCCACCAGGTGGAGCGCTCCTTTTCCCGACGGTTCCAGGGGGCGGGCCTCGGCCTTGCCATCGTGCGGCGGCTGGTCGGGCTGATGGGCGGTGTCGTGGTCTTGGAAAGCGAGGTCGGACGGGGGACGGAGTGCGTGTGCGCCCTGCCGCTCATCCGGCCCGCCGTGCCGGTCCCGGAACCGGTGGCGGCGGCGGGAGGTGTCGCCGGGACCGGCACCGTCCGCTCCGGATGGCGCATCCTCGTGGCCGAGGACGATGCCGTCAACGCTCTGGCCTTGCGGCGGCTGCTGGAAAAAATCGGCCATGCCGTCAGCGTGGCCCACGACGGCCAGGAGGCCGTGGACATGGCCCTGGCCGGCCGGCCGGACCTCGTGCTCATGGATGTGGGCATGCCGGTCCTGGACGGCGTCCAGGCGATGCGCCTGCTCCGGGAAAAGACGGGCCTGGCCGGGGTGGCGGCCATTCCGGTCATCGCGCTGACGGCCCACGCCATGGCCGGAGACCGTGAAAACCTGCTCGCCGCCGGCATGGACGGTTATGTCGCCAAGCCCGTAGACCGGGAGGACCTGCTGGAAACCATGGGCCAGGTGCTCGGTTGCGGGCGGCTGCGGATGGAGGGCGAGGCCTGA
- a CDS encoding ABC transporter permease — MNILTIPLRNLRRKLPRTLLMVAVFSVGVASVTALLELSKAVGESLEAKLAAYGANILVSPKTETLSVSYGGMALGDVSVDIKYLKEDEVLPAIRGIHHKDRLSAVAPKFAVLTRVADVPVGVIGVDFEQEMLIKSYWHPAAGAIPAGDDGLLAGSEAAARLHLSPGSPVTLEGRPFVVAGVLGPTGSGDDSMLFADLHALQRAAGKENRIHFVEVAALCAGCPIEEITGQIAAGLPGTEVKAMGQVVKSRMMTVDFVKRLALAVSGVILLTACVMIGLSVFSSVNERKNEIGLLRALGYSKPSIFTLMSLEGVVLGLVAAVAGQAIGLVASGKIMVLLDLGAVAAPAFDPVQFSCVFAAVALLSCLASLPPALSAARIEPSQALVML, encoded by the coding sequence GTGAACATCCTGACGATTCCCCTGCGCAACTTGCGCCGCAAGCTCCCCCGTACCCTGCTCATGGTGGCGGTCTTTTCCGTGGGCGTGGCCTCGGTGACGGCCCTGCTCGAACTGTCCAAGGCTGTGGGCGAGAGCCTCGAAGCCAAGCTCGCCGCCTACGGGGCCAACATCCTGGTCAGTCCCAAGACCGAGACCCTGTCGGTCAGCTACGGCGGCATGGCCCTTGGCGACGTGTCCGTGGACATCAAATACCTGAAGGAAGACGAGGTGCTGCCCGCCATCCGGGGCATCCACCACAAGGACCGCTTAAGCGCCGTGGCGCCGAAGTTCGCGGTGCTGACCCGGGTGGCCGACGTGCCGGTCGGGGTCATCGGCGTGGATTTCGAGCAGGAAATGCTGATCAAGAGCTACTGGCACCCGGCCGCCGGGGCCATACCGGCCGGAGACGACGGGCTGCTCGCCGGGAGCGAGGCGGCGGCGCGCCTGCACCTTTCGCCGGGAAGCCCGGTCACGCTGGAAGGCCGGCCCTTTGTGGTGGCCGGCGTCCTCGGTCCCACCGGTTCCGGGGACGACAGCATGCTTTTCGCCGACCTACATGCCTTGCAGCGGGCGGCCGGCAAGGAAAACCGCATCCATTTCGTGGAGGTGGCCGCCCTTTGCGCCGGCTGCCCCATCGAGGAGATCACGGGCCAGATCGCGGCCGGGCTACCGGGGACCGAGGTCAAGGCCATGGGCCAGGTGGTGAAAAGCCGGATGATGACGGTCGATTTCGTCAAGCGCCTGGCTCTTGCCGTCTCGGGCGTCATCCTGCTCACCGCCTGCGTGATGATCGGGCTTTCCGTCTTCTCTTCGGTCAACGAGCGCAAGAACGAGATCGGCCTCTTGCGTGCCCTGGGCTATTCCAAACCCTCGATCTTCACGCTCATGAGCCTCGAGGGCGTGGTTCTCGGCCTGGTCGCGGCCGTGGCCGGGCAGGCAATCGGCCTGGTCGCCAGCGGCAAGATCATGGTCCTCCTCGATCTCGGCGCAGTCGCGGCCCCGGCCTTCGATCCGGTCCAATTTAGCTGCGTGTTCGCGGCCGTGGCCCTCCTCTCCTGCCTGGCCTCCCTGCCGCCGGCCCTGTCCGCCGCCCGCATCGAGCCGTCCCAGGCCCTGGTCATGCTGTAA
- a CDS encoding GDSL-type esterase/lipase family protein: MRQFPPFLWHRHTPRTLQRLSIALTAGLILALAPGAWAGKKGAARQPEPARQVAAPSPQACPPAGTSGASGQPPQKVLIVGDSFAVGLGLTMEQSLRTAGPVVLASRGKTSTGLESPHFYDWEKALADFLIAEKPDILLVMLGGNDAKNGRGTPQWSHDFEAKAHRFLEIAGRHKVRVYWVGLPPMREKSFSQRAWTANEAMRAACATATSCRFIDSWDLFADKSGNFCAKKTVAGKAVALRGKDGVHFTAAGCKLLTDHIATGMTTAR; this comes from the coding sequence ATGCGACAGTTCCCTCCGTTTCTTTGGCACAGGCACACCCCCCGGACACTGCAGCGCCTCTCCATCGCCCTGACGGCCGGGCTGATCCTTGCCCTCGCCCCCGGCGCCTGGGCCGGGAAAAAGGGGGCGGCCAGACAGCCGGAACCGGCCAGACAGGTCGCCGCGCCGTCTCCGCAGGCCTGCCCTCCGGCCGGGACGTCGGGCGCCTCCGGCCAGCCCCCGCAGAAAGTCCTCATCGTCGGCGATTCCTTTGCCGTGGGCCTTGGCCTGACCATGGAACAGTCGCTGAGGACCGCCGGACCGGTGGTCCTGGCCAGCCGGGGAAAGACCTCCACCGGACTGGAATCCCCCCACTTTTACGACTGGGAAAAGGCCTTGGCCGATTTTTTAATCGCCGAGAAGCCCGATATCCTGCTGGTGATGCTTGGCGGCAATGACGCCAAAAACGGCCGGGGCACCCCCCAATGGTCCCATGACTTCGAAGCCAAGGCCCATCGCTTCCTGGAAATCGCCGGGCGGCACAAGGTCAGGGTCTACTGGGTGGGCCTGCCGCCCATGCGGGAGAAGTCGTTCAGCCAACGGGCCTGGACCGCCAACGAGGCCATGCGGGCGGCCTGCGCCACAGCCACCTCGTGCCGCTTCATCGACTCCTGGGACCTTTTCGCGGACAAATCCGGGAACTTCTGCGCCAAAAAGACGGTGGCCGGCAAGGCCGTGGCCCTGCGCGGCAAGGACGGCGTCCATTTCACAGCGGCCGGCTGCAAGCTTCTGACCGACCATATCGCCACGGGCATGACGACCGCACGCTAG
- a CDS encoding GDSL-type esterase/lipase family protein, whose amino-acid sequence MPQFPPLRSGRARRPGLGGRPGFRPGRGGLAALLLCLACLAGAACDRNAPDAPGEAVDIAPSTVFSQRAPTLPTGTAPAPKALKLLEVGDSLSISLGEQMERALAGAPGIDFVRDGMRSTGLTRPELLDWPARLRELVGRTAPDVVVVMIGANDVMPVDGPEGGRIYFDNPAWAGAYAAKAGELVAICRQANPGVVVYWVGVPAMGDPGLASGVKQVNAALAAMCGKTPGCRFIDTEAAFSDPDGRFSRHGRDGATGDTLVLRTADGVHLTDGGARLLAGVVLAAVADRETFPPLASVDELRLYARDVRPVADEAPSPAQAPLAPPVKAAPAKAGGSVYSVRKGDTIAIIAKRLGIPADDLLAVNPGVDSRRLSLGQPLRVPAKR is encoded by the coding sequence ATGCCCCAGTTCCCGCCGCTCCGTAGCGGCCGCGCCCGGCGACCGGGCCTTGGCGGAAGACCGGGATTCCGTCCCGGGCGGGGCGGCCTGGCGGCCCTGCTCCTGTGCCTGGCCTGCCTGGCCGGAGCGGCCTGCGACCGCAACGCTCCGGACGCGCCGGGAGAGGCCGTCGACATCGCCCCCTCCACCGTTTTTTCGCAACGCGCCCCGACTCTGCCCACCGGGACGGCTCCCGCGCCCAAAGCCCTCAAACTGCTCGAAGTCGGCGACTCCCTGTCCATAAGCCTCGGGGAGCAGATGGAGCGGGCCCTGGCCGGCGCGCCCGGCATCGATTTCGTGCGGGACGGCATGCGCTCCACGGGCCTGACGCGGCCCGAACTTCTCGACTGGCCGGCCCGTCTGCGCGAACTGGTGGGGAGAACCGCGCCGGACGTGGTCGTGGTCATGATCGGCGCCAACGACGTCATGCCCGTGGACGGCCCGGAGGGCGGACGCATCTATTTCGACAATCCCGCCTGGGCCGGGGCCTACGCGGCCAAGGCCGGAGAGCTGGTGGCCATCTGCCGCCAGGCCAATCCCGGGGTCGTGGTCTACTGGGTGGGCGTCCCGGCCATGGGCGACCCGGGCCTGGCCTCGGGCGTCAAGCAGGTCAACGCCGCGTTGGCCGCCATGTGCGGCAAGACGCCCGGCTGCCGCTTCATCGACACCGAAGCCGCCTTTTCCGATCCGGACGGTCGTTTCAGCCGGCATGGCCGGGACGGGGCCACCGGCGACACGCTCGTCCTGCGCACGGCCGACGGGGTGCATCTGACCGACGGCGGGGCCCGGCTCCTGGCCGGTGTGGTCCTGGCCGCCGTGGCGGACCGGGAAACGTTTCCCCCCCTGGCCAGCGTGGACGAACTGCGCCTCTACGCCAGGGACGTGCGCCCGGTGGCGGACGAGGCCCCCTCCCCGGCCCAGGCCCCCTTGGCCCCCCCGGTCAAGGCCGCGCCGGCCAAGGCCGGCGGTTCGGTCTATTCCGTCCGAAAAGGCGACACCATCGCAATTATCGCCAAACGCCTGGGCATACCGGCGGACGATCTCCTGGCCGTCAATCCGGGCGTGGATTCGCGCCGCCTCTCCCTGGGCCAGCCCCTGCGCGTCCCGGCCAAACGCTGA
- a CDS encoding DUF459 domain-containing protein, whose amino-acid sequence MSWKKACCIYCIALAVTVLANIEKVSVWVDDRLADGPAPELARQVRRVRNVWRELGLAASSRRIDCALAPFFDETYKNTLACRDDPTTGKAEEALRERLDPNQPVLKPDQPVDAEGLLAVLSPPLSPLSPEGEEGAPPVAAPAAPRPAPSAAPADGPSLSAGKQEAPRKVLVVGDSLAIGLSLSLRRSLAEFESMELIEEGKVSSGLANPKYYDWGKALRVFLDKYKPDIVVIMMGANDAKYINVNEKPRPAGSPNKTWPEVFAMRVENFLAALQEKNIRNYWIGLPIMGDAPYARQAEIMNDIVKAECDKFGSSRFLETWNLLADAQGGYSTFLPNEKGVKIKVRANDKVHFTVAGGDILAQSFLAAMAKDVELRPKTPDAAHAPVPAAP is encoded by the coding sequence ATGAGTTGGAAAAAAGCCTGCTGCATCTATTGCATCGCCCTGGCCGTGACGGTGCTTGCCAATATCGAAAAGGTCTCGGTCTGGGTCGACGATCGCCTGGCCGACGGTCCGGCCCCGGAGCTGGCCCGGCAGGTGCGGCGCGTGCGCAACGTCTGGCGCGAGCTGGGCCTGGCCGCCTCCTCCCGCCGCATCGACTGCGCCCTGGCGCCCTTTTTCGACGAGACCTACAAAAACACCCTGGCCTGCCGCGACGACCCGACCACGGGCAAGGCCGAGGAGGCCCTGCGCGAACGCCTGGATCCCAACCAGCCTGTTCTCAAGCCCGACCAGCCCGTGGATGCCGAGGGCCTGCTCGCCGTCCTGTCCCCGCCCCTCTCCCCCCTGTCGCCCGAGGGCGAGGAGGGCGCGCCTCCCGTCGCCGCGCCGGCCGCGCCAAGGCCCGCGCCTTCGGCAGCCCCGGCGGACGGCCCCTCCCTGTCCGCCGGCAAGCAGGAGGCCCCCCGCAAGGTGCTGGTGGTCGGCGACTCGCTGGCCATCGGCCTCTCCCTGTCCCTTCGCCGCTCCCTGGCGGAGTTTGAGAGCATGGAACTGATCGAGGAGGGCAAGGTCTCAAGCGGCCTAGCCAATCCCAAATACTACGACTGGGGCAAGGCCCTGCGGGTCTTTCTCGACAAGTACAAGCCCGACATCGTGGTCATCATGATGGGGGCCAACGACGCCAAGTACATCAACGTCAACGAGAAGCCCCGGCCGGCCGGCAGCCCCAACAAGACCTGGCCCGAGGTCTTCGCCATGCGGGTGGAGAACTTCCTTGCCGCCCTGCAGGAGAAAAACATCCGCAACTATTGGATCGGCCTGCCCATCATGGGGGATGCGCCCTATGCCCGGCAGGCCGAGATCATGAACGACATCGTCAAGGCCGAATGCGACAAGTTCGGCTCCAGCCGGTTCCTGGAAACCTGGAACCTCCTGGCCGACGCCCAGGGCGGCTATTCCACGTTTCTGCCCAATGAAAAAGGCGTGAAAATCAAGGTGCGGGCCAACGACAAGGTCCACTTCACCGTGGCCGGCGGCGACATCCTGGCCCAATCCTTTCTGGCGGCCATGGCCAAGGATGTGGAGCTTCGGCCCAAAACCCCGGACGCGGCCCATGCCCCAGTTCCCGCCGCTCCGTAG
- a CDS encoding DUF2318 domain-containing protein, whose protein sequence is MQRPLLPAGPSLLALAALLALTVLLAAPEPSAAFLGLFSDTTSLTPKDNAVTVPLADVADGKAHFYAVTAEGKQIRFFVVKTPDGRVRTAFDACDVCYPEKKGYKQDGEFMVCTNCGRRFHVSRVGDVHGGCNPAPLASEVAGDSLRVALPTLAAGASFF, encoded by the coding sequence ATGCAACGCCCCCTTCTCCCGGCCGGCCCCTCGCTTCTGGCCCTGGCCGCCCTGCTCGCCCTGACCGTGCTCCTGGCCGCGCCCGAACCGTCCGCGGCCTTTCTCGGCCTTTTTTCCGACACCACCAGCCTGACGCCCAAGGATAACGCCGTCACCGTGCCGCTGGCCGACGTGGCCGACGGCAAGGCCCACTTCTACGCCGTCACGGCCGAGGGCAAACAGATCCGCTTTTTCGTGGTCAAGACGCCCGACGGCCGCGTTCGCACGGCCTTCGACGCCTGCGACGTCTGCTATCCCGAGAAAAAAGGCTACAAGCAGGACGGCGAGTTCATGGTCTGCACCAACTGCGGCCGGCGCTTCCATGTGTCCCGGGTCGGCGACGTCCACGGCGGCTGCAACCCCGCCCCCCTGGCCTCGGAAGTCGCGGGCGACAGCCTGCGCGTCGCCTTGCCCACCCTGGCGGCCGGCGCGTCGTTTTTTTAA
- a CDS encoding sigma-54-dependent transcriptional regulator, producing MRAKILVVDDDAGHLSMLRTVLSGWGYAPEGATDGAQAVELVHRKAYDAVLLDVRMAGMGGMEALSRIREFNPAVPVLIMTAYSSVETAVSALKTGAYDYLTKPLDLDVLRLTLERALDHMRLAVENESLRQKLGQETAGPEIIGKSRPMRELFTMIGMVAPTEATVLITGESGTGKELVAKAIHARSARASGPLVAVNCAALSETLLESELFGHEKGAFTGAERRREGRFMAANKGSIFLDEIGEIAQPIQAKLLRVIQEREIQRVGGDRPVGVDVRILAATNRDLKKEVEAGRFREDLYYRLNVVSVLVPPLRDRPDDIPLLAQFFLGRFAEKNRKRMKGFTPAAMDHLVRCPWPGNVRELENAVERAVILSVGEYVSERELPACEAGVSDVPAVGGFAAPAALAGRALDDVEREVILATLDECGGNKSEAARVLGITRATLHKKLKKYDEA from the coding sequence ATGCGGGCCAAGATACTCGTGGTTGACGACGACGCCGGACACCTGTCCATGTTGCGCACCGTGCTTTCGGGCTGGGGCTATGCCCCGGAGGGCGCGACCGACGGGGCGCAAGCCGTGGAGCTGGTGCACCGGAAGGCCTACGACGCGGTGCTCCTCGACGTGCGCATGGCCGGCATGGGCGGCATGGAGGCTCTCTCGCGCATAAGGGAGTTCAATCCGGCCGTGCCGGTTTTGATCATGACCGCCTATTCGTCCGTCGAGACGGCCGTTTCGGCGCTCAAGACCGGGGCCTACGACTACCTGACCAAGCCCCTCGACCTGGACGTCCTGCGCCTGACTCTGGAGCGGGCCCTGGACCACATGCGCCTGGCCGTGGAAAACGAAAGCCTGCGCCAGAAGCTCGGCCAGGAGACCGCCGGCCCGGAGATCATCGGCAAGAGCCGGCCCATGCGCGAGCTTTTCACCATGATCGGCATGGTGGCCCCGACCGAGGCCACGGTGCTCATCACCGGCGAATCGGGCACGGGCAAGGAACTGGTGGCCAAGGCCATCCACGCCCGGAGCGCCCGGGCGAGCGGTCCGCTGGTGGCCGTCAACTGCGCGGCCTTGAGCGAAACGCTCCTTGAATCCGAACTCTTCGGCCACGAGAAGGGGGCCTTCACCGGGGCCGAGCGCCGCCGGGAAGGGCGGTTCATGGCCGCCAACAAGGGTTCCATCTTCCTCGACGAGATCGGCGAGATCGCCCAGCCCATCCAGGCCAAGCTCCTGCGCGTCATCCAGGAGCGCGAGATCCAGCGCGTCGGCGGGGACAGGCCCGTCGGCGTCGACGTGCGCATCCTGGCCGCCACCAATCGGGATCTCAAAAAAGAGGTAGAGGCCGGCCGGTTCCGCGAGGACCTCTACTACCGCCTGAACGTGGTTTCGGTCCTCGTGCCGCCGCTTCGCGACCGGCCGGACGACATCCCGCTTTTGGCCCAGTTTTTCCTCGGCCGGTTCGCCGAGAAAAACCGCAAGCGCATGAAGGGGTTTACGCCCGCTGCCATGGACCACCTGGTCCGTTGCCCCTGGCCCGGCAACGTGCGCGAGCTCGAGAACGCGGTGGAGCGGGCCGTCATCCTGTCCGTCGGCGAGTACGTCAGCGAACGCGAGCTGCCGGCCTGCGAGGCCGGCGTCTCGGACGTGCCGGCCGTGGGGGGCTTTGCGGCCCCGGCCGCCCTGGCCGGCCGGGCCCTCGACGATGTGGAACGGGAAGTCATCCTGGCCACCCTCGACGAATGCGGGGGCAACAAGAGCGAGGCGGCCAGGGTCCTTGGCATCACCCGGGCCACCCTCCACAAGAAGCTCAAGAAATACGACGAAGCGTAG